Below is a genomic region from Desulfovibrio intestinalis.
CGCTCCTGCCTTGGCCACCGCAGTATCTTCCATAACGCTTCCGCCGCTCACGCCAATGGCCCCGATTATGACGCCATCGCGCACCAGCAACTCGCCGCCGCCGAAAATCACAAGTCCGTCATTGGTTGCCTCAATGCCGAACAGTTCTTTACCCGGCTGAGCGGCTGCCCCAAATTCAGATGTGGGCATGTTGAAAAAGCGTGCAGTTATGGCCTTCTTTTTCGCAATGTCTATGCTGCCAAGAAAAGCCCCGTCCTCGCGTGCAAAGATTTTGAGGTTTCCCCCTGCGTCCACAAGGGCAATGTTCATTGGAATTCCAATGTTTTTTGCCTTGTGCAAAGCTGCGGTGAGGATGGTTTGAGCCTCTTCCAGCGTCAGATCGCCGGGAAGGTGGGTTTTGACAGGCGCGGAATGGGCCGTGCCCAGGCCCAGAATCAGAACCAGTGTGAGTGAAAGAATAAGCGCGCGCATAATGGCTCCCGATCTGCAAGGTTATGGCCGCTCAGCGGCCAATTTACAACAAACATACAGTGGTGCTAATAAGCGGGCAAGGGATAAAGTGTTTTTATCCTGTAATGCAGACTTGTGGTAAAATATGATATGCAAAACAGGTCTTCATAAAGCACATATTCAAAAGATGTTTTATAATAAGAGAGGTGCTACATGATCAAAAATATGATAAAAATTGCGTGCATGTTTGTTTGCGCAATAATGATGAGCACATTCGCGCAGGCTGCACAGGCAGAGAGCATTTGCGGCAATAAAATTGCTCAATTGGAAAAACAGCTGGCAATTGCCAAACAGCACAACAACACAGGCAAGGCGGCAGGGCTTGAGCGTGCGTTGGAAAAGGTACGCACCTGGTGCACGGATGAAAACGAACTGTCCGAAGCTGAAGTGAAGGTGTTTGAAAAGCAGGAAAAGGTAGCAGAACGTCAGGATGAACTGGACAAGGCCGTTGCCAAGGGTGACGGGCAGAAAAAGATAGAGAAGCGCAAGCAGAAGCTGACAGAAGCGCAGGGCGAACTGCGTGAAGCTGAAAAGGCCCGTGACGCCCTGAAGCAAACTCCATAATGGCGTATCATGATTGAATGACAAGGCCCACGCCTAGGCGTGGACCTTGTCATTTGGGGCTGCCTGCTTTTCAGACAGGGAAGTTTATTTTCTGTTGCCGGAGGGGTGCACTACGGTTTTCTGGTTGTCTGCCTTGCGTATGCTGCCCTTGCCGAATGTTTGGGGCACCTTTTAGAGCAGATTAACTTCGAAATTCTTTACATTTCAAAGTTGTCATTCAGCCGAAATTACATTTTCCGGCTGAATCCACGCGCGTTGCGCCGCGCTGCACACTCGCGCAGTAAAGCTGTTCTGCTACCGTATGAGAGGCATCAGAAAATATTGCCACACAAGGGTAAGCAGCAACAGGCTGAGCGAAACCATCAGGAAGCGGCGCACTGCGGCGGGGCCGACACGAATGGCCAAACGGCTGCCAAGCCAGTTGCCCATGCAGCAGGCCACGGCCATAGGCAGGGCCAGGCTCCAGACAACCACGCCGTTGATCATAAAGACCATCAGTCCTGCAAAATTGGACGCCAGATTGAGCACCTTGGACGTTGCCGATGCCTCCATCAGGCCCATGCGTAAAATCCAGTGGAAAGCGAGAATCAGAAAACTGCCAGTGCCAGGGCCGAAAAATCCGTCATACGCGCCGATAAGAAGGCAGACCATTGGTGTCAGCAGCCAGAGGCGCGGGCCATACAGGGTCATGTCTTCAGCTGTGCCAGCTCTTTCCTTGCGCGGCATGAGCGTTGCGCACATGCCCACGGGCAGAAGGCCAACAAGAATTTTGCCCAGCAGGGCTGGCTCCACATGCAGCGCCAGACGCGCTCCTGCCCAGGAGCCTAAAAGAGAAAACGCCAGCCCGATCAGGGCCACACGCCAAAGCACAAGGCGGCTGCGCGCGAAGTTGCCCAGGGCTACGCAGGTGCCCAGGCAGGCGCTGAATTTGTTGGCTCCCAGAGCCATATGCGGCGGCACGCCCGTGAGCAGCAGGGCGGGCATGGTCACAAGGCCGCCTCCTCCGGCAATGGCATCAATAAAGCCCCCGGCAAATGCGGCAGCAATGCCTGCCACCAGGGCGATGAGGCCGAATTCCATATCTACCACTCCTTAAAGATAATCCACGCGGCCAGTACTATAAGGCCAAAGCCCACCGCATGATTCCAGCGCAAGGGTTCGTGCAGCCAAAAAGCAGAGAAAAACATGAACACGGTCAGGGAAATGACCTCTTGAATGGTTTTCAATTCCGCTGCTGAAAAATGTCCGTAACCAATGCGGTTGGCAGGCACTTGCAGTACGTATTCAAAAAAAGCCAGCCCCCAGCTGACCAGAATGACTATGGGCAGGGCCGCACCTTTGTAGCGCAGGTGGCCGTACCACGCAAAGGTCATGAAAACATTGGAAAAGAACAAAAGGCCCACGGTGGCCACAGGAACAGGTACGTTCATATTGCGTCCGCATGCCGGGTTGCGCCGGGCAAAAGGAATGGCACGCCTGCCACGGATGCAGGCAAGGCTGAGGCATATATGCAGGGACATACGGAGTCAAGAAATACTGGGATCAAGACTGCGCTGCAGAGCTGTGGAAAAATGAAAGCAGATATCTGCCCGGTGTTGCAGCATTTATTCAGCATCTTGTCGGCCCGGCTTGATGTTGTTTGGTGCTGGCCTGTAAAACATAGGCCCGCAGAGGCGTTTTATGTTGGTGGCGCAGAGCCCGGCGGGCACTGCCCCGGAAACACAGTTTCAGACCAGGTGGCTTTGTCACTGGACTGAAGCAACGCTACAATTGGATGTGGGGAAGAGCCCTTTTAAAAAGGCTCCTCCCCACAAAGGATCTCAAAATGAAATCGGTTTAATGATCCCGAAGCATCTTGACCGAGCAGAATTTGCCGCACATGGCGCATACTTCTTCAGTCTTGTGATCTTCGCGGCGTTTTTCAAGCATTTGAGGATCAAGGGCAGCCTTGGACATGCCCTCCCAGTCCAGAGCCTTGCGGGCAGCGTTCATAGCTGCTTCGCGGGCAACGGCGTGGGGGCGTCCCAGGGCTGTTTCGCCCACCTGGGCCGCTACGCGCGAGGCCATAACGCCCGCCCGCACGTCGGCTTCGTCAGGCAGCGTAAGGTGTTCGGCGGGGGTGAGGTAGCAGAGAAAGTCCACGCCAGCCTCAACGCCCAAAGCACCGCCAATGGCGCCTGCAATGTGGTCATAGCCGGGCGCGCTGTCGCAGCACAGGGGGCCAAGCACATACAGCGGCGCGTTGTTGGTCAGGCGCTTGATGCCCTGAATCTGGGTACGCACCTGATTGAGCGGCACATGCCCCGGCCCTTCAATCATGCACTGTACGCCGCGTTCAAGGGCGTATTTGGCAAGACGGCCCAGATTGATGACTTCTTCCCACTGGGCGGCGTCGCCCGCGTCGACACCTGCGCCGGGGCGCAGGCCGTCGCCAAGGGACAGCGTGACGTTGTAGGGACGGCAGATGTCCAGCAGGCGGTCAAAATACTCCAGCAGGGGGTTTTCGCGGTTGTTTTCCAGCATCCAGCGGGCCAGCATGGAGCCTCCGCGTGAAACAATGCCAAGAACGCGGTTGTTTTTAACGGCCATTTCGGCCCCACGCCGCGAAAGACCACAATGCACGGTGACAAAGTCCACGCCCTGTGCGGCCTGTTTGGCTATTTCGTCAAAAAGGTCATCAGGATTCATGCTGGCGATTTCGCGGTCTGCATCAAGTATCTGCTGGCCCACGGCATAGAGCGGCACAGTGCCCAGAGGGCGGGGGCAGGCTGCCAGCATGCCCAGACGCAGGGCGTCGAGATCTCCGGCGATGGAAAGATCCATCACCGTGTCTGCCCCGGCATCCAGAGCGGCGTGAATTTTGCGCTCTTCTGTGCTGGGGCAGTTGTTCAAGGGAGATGTGCCAATGTTGGCGTTGACCTTGACCTTGGCTGGCTGCCCCACAAGAATGGGCTTCAGACCGGCATGCGCAGGATTGCCAAGCAGCACCATTGTGCCTGCTTCAAGGCCGGCGATGATGGTCTCGGGCGTAAGACCTTCTTCGGCAGCCAAAGCGGCAAGATGCGTGTCCAGCAGGCCGCGCAGAGCGGCGTTTTGTGAACAAAGCGTGGTAGACATGTGTGCCTCGCGGGTTGCGACGCAGGGCGCAAAAAAAACCACAAGCGGCAGAAGAGCTTGTGGCTGCGGCTTCCCTCCGGCAGTGCGAACTGCGTCAGGTTCATAGGGTCTGGGTTTTCCCACTCTCAGCCGTGCAGCGGTTGCCCGCACGGATCCCCTAGCTCGGCAATGAGTGTACGCCTGACGCATGCGTCTGTAAATAGTGTCTTGCCGCCTATGAATAAGCATCCAAGGCGCTGCTGCCGTTTAAGTATGGAATGCTCTGTTGCGCATGATTAAGGGCTGATTGTGGTATGGCAAGGTGTTTTGCCGCGCACGCTTGCCTTTCATATATTATCCGCCCGCGATATTTGTCTGGCATTATCGTTTGGCAGTACCGTCTGACAGTCTCGTTTGGCATTGTCTCTCTGGCAGTATCCACCGTTCTGTCCATTGAGCGTGGTCTGCCGGGCGTTATCTTCAACGATGGGAGCATCCAATGTCTTTCGGGCATTATCAGTCTTGCAATCCCGCCACTCCTGGCTTACATGGGTGGAATGCAGAGGAACCGTTTCTTCAGTCCCCTCACCTGGCCCGTATTGTCATTCCTGGCGGTTATTATCGTTGGCGCAGCCTTGCTGTACGCCCCCGCAAGCTGGCAGGAAGGGCAGAGCCTCAGTTTGATTGACGCTGCCTTTCTATCAACGTCTGCCGTATGTGTTACGGGGCTTACCCCTGTTGATATAAGCGTTGTGCTCAGTCCTTTTGGCACAACGGTGGTGCTTCTGCTTGTGCAGTTGGGCGGTCTTGGGATCATGACCTATACGAGCATAATCTTTTTGCTCTGGCGTAATCATGTGCCCTTTACCAGCCGCGAGGCCGTAAGCCAGGAACTGCTGGGCGACAACTTCAACCTCAAGTCTTTCCTCTTACAGGTGCTGGCCCTTGTGTTCAGCATTGAGGCCGTTACCGCAGCTTTGCTGTACTGGCATGATCCTGTATTTTTTTATCCGTTCAGCGCGGTTTTTCATGCGGTTTCTGCCTTCTGCAACGCGGGATTTTCTCTTAGCCCCAACAGCCTCATGAATTTTCGCGACGATGTGGTG
It encodes:
- a CDS encoding sulfite exporter TauE/SafE family protein, coding for MEFGLIALVAGIAAAFAGGFIDAIAGGGGLVTMPALLLTGVPPHMALGANKFSACLGTCVALGNFARSRLVLWRVALIGLAFSLLGSWAGARLALHVEPALLGKILVGLLPVGMCATLMPRKERAGTAEDMTLYGPRLWLLTPMVCLLIGAYDGFFGPGTGSFLILAFHWILRMGLMEASATSKVLNLASNFAGLMVFMINGVVVWSLALPMAVACCMGNWLGSRLAIRVGPAAVRRFLMVSLSLLLLTLVWQYFLMPLIR
- a CDS encoding DUF1090 domain-containing protein, translating into MSTFAQAAQAESICGNKIAQLEKQLAIAKQHNNTGKAAGLERALEKVRTWCTDENELSEAEVKVFEKQEKVAERQDELDKAVAKGDGQKKIEKRKQKLTEAQGELREAEKARDALKQTP
- a CDS encoding DMT family protein, with amino-acid sequence MNVPVPVATVGLLFFSNVFMTFAWYGHLRYKGAALPIVILVSWGLAFFEYVLQVPANRIGYGHFSAAELKTIQEVISLTVFMFFSAFWLHEPLRWNHAVGFGLIVLAAWIIFKEW
- the thiC gene encoding phosphomethylpyrimidine synthase ThiC, yielding MSTTLCSQNAALRGLLDTHLAALAAEEGLTPETIIAGLEAGTMVLLGNPAHAGLKPILVGQPAKVKVNANIGTSPLNNCPSTEERKIHAALDAGADTVMDLSIAGDLDALRLGMLAACPRPLGTVPLYAVGQQILDADREIASMNPDDLFDEIAKQAAQGVDFVTVHCGLSRRGAEMAVKNNRVLGIVSRGGSMLARWMLENNRENPLLEYFDRLLDICRPYNVTLSLGDGLRPGAGVDAGDAAQWEEVINLGRLAKYALERGVQCMIEGPGHVPLNQVRTQIQGIKRLTNNAPLYVLGPLCCDSAPGYDHIAGAIGGALGVEAGVDFLCYLTPAEHLTLPDEADVRAGVMASRVAAQVGETALGRPHAVAREAAMNAARKALDWEGMSKAALDPQMLEKRREDHKTEEVCAMCGKFCSVKMLRDH
- a CDS encoding GlcG/HbpS family heme-binding protein, which produces MRALILSLTLVLILGLGTAHSAPVKTHLPGDLTLEEAQTILTAALHKAKNIGIPMNIALVDAGGNLKIFAREDGAFLGSIDIAKKKAITARFFNMPTSEFGAAAQPGKELFGIEATNDGLVIFGGGELLVRDGVIIGAIGVSGGSVMEDTAVAKAGATALQASSTSFKKSF